Below is a genomic region from Catenuloplanes atrovinosus.
CGCTCGCCGCCACCACCAAGATCGTCGTGATCACCACGTACGACCTGGACGAATACGTGCACGAGGCGCTCGGCGCCGGCGCGGTCGGGTTCATCCTCAAGGATTCCGGGCCGGCGCTGCTGGCCGAGGCGGTGCGCGCCGCGCACGCCGGCGACGCGCTCGTCTCCCCGTCGATCACCATGCGCCTGCTGCGGCATTTCACCACCCCGGCCAGGGCGGTACGGCACCCGCTCACCGACCGGGAGATCGAGCTGGTCCGGAAGGTGGCCCGCGGCCGCACCAACCGTGAGATCGCGGCCGAACTGTTCGTCGCGGTCAGCACCGTCAAGGCGCATCTGGCGAACGTGCAGACCAAGCTCGGCCTGCGCAACCGCGTGGAGGTGGCGGCGTGGGCCTGGGAGAACGGGATCACCTGACGGCGCCCGGTACCCGGCAGGGCCGGCGACCCTGCCGGGCCGAGCGAAATGGCCGGATCAGCTCAGGCCGGACGAGCGCCAGACCTGGTTACGGTCATCACCGCCGGAGTTCCACGGCGCGACGTTCACATTCGCGGTCTCGACGCCGTTCACGTAGCTCTGCTGCAGGTCCTTCTGGCTCTTCATGTTCGTCTGGTAATAGCCGGTGACCAAGAAATCCGCCTCGAAGGTGCGCCATTGCTGGCTCAGGTCGGTATTGCACACGGCCGCCTTCACGTCCGGCTGCTCAATGCCGTTGACCCAGCTCTGCTCCAAGCACTTGCCGCTCCGCTTGTTCTTCACGGTCGAGGCGATGTAGGAGTCGTCGACCCAGGTGGACGACCAGAGCTGCTGGTCGCTGCCGTTGCACACGGCCATCTTGATGGCCGGCTGCTCGGCGCCGTTCACCCAGCTCTGCTCCAAGCACTTGCCGCTTCGCCAGTTCTTCATGACATACCAGTACTCCTCCGCCGGGGCGGGCGCCGCGAGCGCGGCGGCCGGTGCCACGAGGACGGCCACGCCCGCCGTGCAGGCCGCGGCGATGGCGATAGCGATACGTCTCACGGATAACCTCCGAAGAGCTGATGGGAA
It encodes:
- a CDS encoding response regulator transcription factor, which translates into the protein MTAPAITVLVADDQAIVRRGLRMLLESHDGITVVAEAADGVEAIEAARRLRPDVCLVDIQMPRLTGLDVTRALAATTKIVVITTYDLDEYVHEALGAGAVGFILKDSGPALLAEAVRAAHAGDALVSPSITMRLLRHFTTPARAVRHPLTDREIELVRKVARGRTNREIAAELFVAVSTVKAHLANVQTKLGLRNRVEVAAWAWENGIT
- a CDS encoding RICIN domain-containing protein, producing the protein MRRIAIAIAAACTAGVAVLVAPAAALAAPAPAEEYWYVMKNWRSGKCLEQSWVNGAEQPAIKMAVCNGSDQQLWSSTWVDDSYIASTVKNKRSGKCLEQSWVNGIEQPDVKAAVCNTDLSQQWRTFEADFLVTGYYQTNMKSQKDLQQSYVNGVETANVNVAPWNSGGDDRNQVWRSSGLS